Proteins encoded together in one Eubalaena glacialis isolate mEubGla1 chromosome 7, mEubGla1.1.hap2.+ XY, whole genome shotgun sequence window:
- the LOC133094935 gene encoding tubulin beta-2A chain: MREIVHIQAGQCGNQIGAKFWEVISDEHGIDPTGSYHGDSDLQLERINVYYNEAAGNKYVPRAILVDLEPGTMDSVRSGPFGQIFRPDNFVFGQSGAGNNWAKGHYTEGAELVDSVLDVVRKESESCDCLQGFQLTHSLGGGTGSGMGTLLISKIREEYPDRIMNTFSVMPSPKVSDTVVEPYNATLSVHQLVENTDETYSIDNEALYDICFRTLKLTTPTYGDLNHLVSATMSGVTTCLRFPGQLNADLRKLAVNMVPFPRLHFFMPGFAPLTSRGSQQYRALTVPELTQQMFDSKNMMAACDPRHGRYLTVAAIFRGRMSMKEVDEQMLNVQNKNSSYFVEWIPNNVKTAVCDIPPRGLKMSATFIGNSTAIQELFKRISEQFTAMFRRKAFLHWYTGEGMDEMEFTEAESNMNDLVSEYQQYQDATADEQGEFEEEEGEDEA, from the exons ATGCGCGAGATCGTGCACATCCAGGCGGGCCAGTGCGGCAACCAGATCGGCGCCAAG ttttgggAGGTCATCAGCGATGAGCATGGGATCGACCCCACGGGCAGTTACCATGGAGACAGTGACCTGCAGCTGGAGAGAATCAACGTGTACTACAATGAAGCTGCCG GTAATAAATATGTGCCTCGGGCCATCCTGGTGGATCTGGAGCCGGGCACCATGGACTCGGTCAGGTCTGGACCCTTCGGCCAGATCTTCAGGCCCGACAACTTCGTGTTCG GCCAGAGCGGTGCCGGCAACAACTGGGCCAAGGGCCACTACACGGAGGGCGCGGAGCTGGTGGACTCGGTCCTGGACGTGGTCCGGAAGGAGTCGGAAAGCTGTGACTGTCTGCAGGGCTTCCAGCTGACCCACTCGCTGGGGGGCGGCACCGGCTCCGGGATGGGCACCCTCCTCATCAGCAAGATCCGCGAGGAGTACCCCGACCGCATCATGAACACCTTCAGCGTGATGCCCTCGCCCAAGGTGTCGGACACGGTGGTGGAGCCCTACAACGCCACGCTGTCCGTGCACCAGCTCGTGGAGAACACGGACGAGACCTACTCCATTGACAACGAGGCACTGTACGACATCTGCTTCCGCACCCTGAAGCTGACCACGCCCACCTACGGGGACCTCAACCACCTGGTGTCGGCCACCATGAGCGGGGTCACCACGTGCCTGCGCTTCCCGGGCCAGCTCAACGCCGACCTGCGCAAGCTGGCCGTGAACATGGTGCCCTTCCCGCGCCTGCACTTCTTCATGCCCGGCTTCGCGCCGCTGACCAGCCGGGGCAGCCAGCAGTACCGCGCGCTGACGGTGCCCGAGCTCACGCAGCAGATGTTCGACTCCAAGAACATGATGGCCGCCTGCGACCCGCGCCACGGCCGCTACCTGACCGTGGCCGCCATCTTCCGGGGCCGCATGTCCATGAAGGAGGTGGACGAGCAGATGCTCAACGTCCAGAACAAGAACAGCAGCTACTTCGTGGAGTGGATCCCCAACAACGTGAAGACGGCTGTGTGCGACATCCCGCCGCGCGGCCTCAAGATGTCGGCCACCTTCATCGGCAACAGCACGGCCATCCAGGAGCTGTTCAAGCGCATCTCGGAGCAGTTCACGGCCATGTTCCGCCGCAAGGCCTTCCTGCACTGGTACACGGGCGAGGGCATGGACGAGATGGAGTTCACCGAGGCCGAGAGCAACATGAACGACCTGGTGTCCGAGTACCAGCAGTACCAGGACGCCACGGCCGACGAGCAGGGGGAgtttgaggaggaggagggcgaggACGAGGCCTGA